The genomic interval ttttcaactaccaccgagttattacaatgctgacctggaacaatccaggacataccgcaaaacaagacataaagatcaatggtcactttagcaaggagtttaaaagattcttctaagaaggagaaggctcaagaaatggactgtgaacatttcatgacggcctatttatttgtgtccagggagagggatgagacacatgaaatgtttcacacatttcaaatctcccCGGCCAGACTGgcgattgtttattgatcaggaagatggctggtaataatctgagacccagtgaagaggtgagaacagagcagcagggaatgatcccagaacaataggagccagcagctcaccgtctggtccctgtgtcagggacaatacacaacacctcagctccagaccaggaacagagagctgctgttaacgtggcccagccctcgctaactgctggaactgtgggatggaaatcagactttggATCTCGGAGGCTGCTTTAGCGGCTCAGTGGCTCATCAAAAGAATAATTTCTGttaaagagcagggctctgctccatcacagactgatactgtacagtacatggcagagtaaagctccctctacattgtgccatcaaacactgcgggggcaggtgcatcaagggttcgatcaagattaaatctccctctacactgtcacagaggatgtcatttgtgactttgacaagggccgtttcagtactgtggcaagagtggaaacctgattggagggattcaaacatggtgttgtgggaaagatggacatggatttgggaggcgacaacactttgaagaggaaagggaggtgggagatggggtggtagtttgcaaggacacaggggtcaagggtgggtcttttatgaaggagggtgatgatggaagatttgatcgggagggggaccgtacctgaggagaggagaacattaacaatgtcagctaacatggggccaggaagggaggttgtgtggtcagcagtttggtgggaatagggtcgagggagcaggaggtgggtctcatggtcaagagagctcagagagggcatgaggggagatcggagattaacttggtgggctcggggaagggaggggagctgcagaggcagctgaatgaatggtctcaatcttagtcacaCCCCCCATGACTGTCTTTCAATTTACcttaaatctttctcttctggttattaacccttccatcactggaaacaatttctccttaaatACTCTGTCAAtacctttcataattgtgaatacctcctttgaatcgtccgttaactttccggttgtagtctcagtgcccttctTGCTAGTTGGTTTTTCAGTTCCCATATGGTCTAGCGGTGAGGATTCCTGGTTTTCACCCAGGCGGCCCGGGTTCGCCTCCCGGTGTGGGAATAGTGAACTTTTAGTCCCAAcctcccaatttgcctgcagtccagACTGTGGCTGCTGCTTCTGAATTCGcaccacaatcacactgagaaatgaggcaaacCACAGCACTTGaagggacagtgcaccaaaaacccagtcccacaagctgaagggaagcaagcaacaatatcccgacaggtcactcagcagctcatggccaagtgtctGACTGCAgtccttttattatttactgtaaaacccgagtctgagtgaaacacgcacagaacaatctggaaacactcagcgggtcgggccccatctgcggagataacggaccaattaactgagagtctcaatgagaCAAGGAAAGAGACATGGCCCActgtgagaaacaaggaacttgcatttgtatagcacctttcacatcctcaggacatcccaacgcacttcactagaagttcagtcactatcgttttataagagaacgtagcagccaagttgtgtacagcaagatcccacaaacagtgatgctaTATTGAGCAGACCTCCTGTTTGTTGGGTGCTGATGGTTGGggaaagaatattggccaggacaccgggagaactccctgctcttcacaaattaccacttaacacctcattcaaaggacagcacctctcacgatgcagctccctctcagaacgacacagtcagtctggatcatgtgtcccagtcctggaacgggagctggaacccacaaccttctaaacaccagcctgactccctGGGGTTACTCTCACCCTTGGCTCGTCATGAAACAGattgtgccactcccagagtaactgatgaccacagcctcagccctgggtcccggtcttcaccataaccgcagcctgtcaccgctcatagaaagtggcgtgggatccctgagttcattctgtgatgtgcattgggggagtgggactacatggattgatcttgcatagagccggtaaggactcgatgggccaaatggcctccttccgtgctgtaacctttctatgattctttgattcgatgtggatggagagggatacaaggatgtgatcagagatggccttatccatgattgacacgatcgtgagtagagaggccacgtgattgcaaggtcgagggggcggccatgaatatgggtcgtgGAGTTTCTATGCGGGGAGAGATTAaggcaagataaagaatcacataatagacttgttggcaaaattgaagcccatgggattaaacggacaatggcagcgtggatacaaaactggtgaaggggcagaaaacagaaagtagtggtgaacggttgtttttcagactggaggcaaggatacagtggtgtcccccagggctcggtattaggaccactgctcgttttgatatatactaatgaccggGACTTAagagtacagggtataatttcaaagtttgcagatggcacgaaactcagaaatgtaataaacaatgttgaggatagtaacagacttcaggaggacatagacagactggtgaaatgggcagaaacatggcagatgaaatttaatgcagagaattgtgaagtgatacattttggtaggaagaatgaggagaggtaatataaactaaatgggacaattttaaatggagtgggggaatagagagacctgggggtgtagttacacaaatctttgaaggtggcaggacaagttgagaaggctgttaagaaagcaaatggggcccttggctttattaattgaggcatagaatacaaaagcaaggaattgatactaaaccttgataaaacactggttagacctcagctggagtattgtgttcaattcaggacaccaaactttaggaaggatgtcaaggccttagagagggtgcagaagagatttacgagaatggtgccaggaatgagggacttcagttatgtggagagactggagaaactggggctgttctcctgagagcacagaacgtaaaggggagatttgatagaggtgttcaaaattgtgaagggttttcatagagtaaagaaggagaaactttccagttgtagaagggcagttacaacacgggttagatagagagcaaagctccctcgacactgtcaaatcaaacactcccagggagggtacaacacgggttagatatacagtaatgcttcctctactgtgcagtttagatcacgcctcagatttcagataaaaggttggtttcctgggcactctgctggtgtctctctggatCTCTGTGCTCaattacaccgctctctacctccctctgctggtgtctctctgcatctctgcacctcgttacaccgctctctacctccctctgctggtgtctctctgcatctctgtgcTCAGTTGCACCGCTAtcgacctccctctgctggtgtctctctgtctctttgtgctcagttacaccgctctctacctccctctgctggtgtctctctgtatctctgtactcagttacaccgctctctacctccctctgctggtgtctctctgtatctctgtactcagttacaccgctctctacctccctctgctggtgtctctctgtatctctgtactcagttacaccgctctctacctccctctgctggtgtctctctgcatctctgcacCTCGTTACACcgttctctacctccctctgctggtgtctctctgcatctctgtactcagttacaccgctctctacctccctctgctggtgtctctctgcatctctgtgctcagttacaccgctatcgacctccctctgctggtgtctctctgtctctctgtgctcagttacaccgctctctacctccctctgctggtgtctctctgtatctctgtactcagtgacaccgctcactgtctccatctttttttcttttctttttttttcctttctttcgaatgaaacttatgaaataggacaatggaagtgattgaatgaaaggaggattctaaagacattgagttttttttctgaaagacatccaatcgtatcacaacagcgactcattgaattggagtcaggtgactgcaggttgcgtataaaaggtgctggttggtgggtaaagtgaCAGTTGAGTTGTTTgttatcatgggggattttgtagtgGGAGGTTTGTTCTCAgtgctggtgttagttggagcggtttgttgctctgatatttggcaacagtttagagggcagagatttccatggagaagagtaaaacccacccctgtccctccctttggttcccatttcagtgtgtctgaggggagaagtctgtctccactgcagactgtgatggtgcagtgtggagagcagaacctgctggtgagggtagacatggatttatttagaaccaggcacctgattaaagctgctgacctgaccctggggacagcaggttgtcggccaactgggatctcctctcagaaccacactgtcttctttgactatgggctccatgaatgtggtagcagattgcaggtaatgtgattcctcaactcttgctccaatttcactgtgtgGATTAATGCCCACTCTGAGCTCATTAACATCAGGTGAAattccagccactgaggagatccctgaatgaaatcagtatataaattcttgcccactgttaaatatcaccctgtgtgaaactacttTCTTTATATTGACATGTTAATCttagctttatatttaaaaagaacttcaacttgtcactgagggactgcatctttcttaaatgggtcattaccactctctaactctgagattcaattctattgaccttgaaccttcacctgcatttctccaaaccactctgttctctagtgcctcaattgatttatcttttctgttccttcctgtggatattctggcctgttgcctcaacttgtggtcaatgaatgttcagtgtggaagttcctgttgagactgCTCTTAAAtgatgaaacaagtggaataataattgtatcccaatgtattaaaggggaactccacttttggttatTACACCTGCCAATCCCCTTGTTTTAATGGAcacagatgaggtttaaaagtgatgtgttttgtgctccatatcaggggtaacttgaagccccttaaggtgaaagctctattctatatgggaaagaatgctcatcaaatctggcagtgccaatcatttcagggtttctgactgcaggcctgaagtcccctgtaatagaaggtggactgagtcgagtaacagaggctgctccaggcaacttcaaccaatggtggagctgcttcaatcatgtgtcattgaggaACAACTGAAActcctcaaactgctgcttaacagggcaggaaaatgaccagaaatggcttttgtccaatgagaccagctcttcattccttaacctgatgtctttcagatggctggagatttcctggtctacaccacccacctgaaccacaccccaaatgctcgtggatctgtcattgtgagaactaatggagccatcattcccattgagtgccactattttaggtaagaatctttcctctgtggcaaataaggtctacagcaggtgcagttctatgaagttgtcctgaaattatctactgtccttccaggaagggcaatgtgagcagtgaccctatcaagcccacctggatcccattcagctcgaccaagtctggagaagggcttctgtcattctcactgcgtcttatgaacggtatgtgatgggtggatggcgagtgcttttctgtcgtttctcactgggagttacacccactgtctccaacccttgtcctcttgtacttcagatgactggcttacagagcgcacctcgactgtctactacctgggtgacctcattcacattgaggcctctgtttcaatgaccaaccacatgcccttgaagctctacattgacaggtgtgcagctacattgagcccagacaaggattccaccccaagatacaacatcattgactaccatgggtaaggagctctctgctttctccagctggttTTGTCTCAATAggttcactttattcactttgtcccttttttaatctttcttcagttgcctcctggacagcaaagctggggactccttttcaacctttgtg from Heptranchias perlo isolate sHepPer1 chromosome 35, sHepPer1.hap1, whole genome shotgun sequence carries:
- the LOC137301954 gene encoding zona pellucida sperm-binding protein 3-like → MVQCGEQNLLVRVDMDLFRTRHLIKAADLTLGTAGCRPTGISSQNHTVFFDYGLHECGSRLQMAGDFLVYTTHLNHTPNARGSVIVRTNGAIIPIECHYFRKGNVSSDPIKPTWIPFSSTKSGEGLLSFSLRLMNDDWLTERTSTVYYLGDLIHIEASVSMTNHMPLKLYIDRCAATLSPDKDSTPRYNIIDYHGCLLDSKAGDSFSTFVLPRGERELDKLQFDLDAFRFFGDDRSLIFVTCHLKVAAVDRRDSMNKACTFQNIWTPLEESTNDVCACCHLGSCRATREFRLDSRGRRDLASGPESDAELKWEGEASLGPLVILDPDVTELATESLNEVEQRMQERSPGGELVDC